ACCACAAACCGGGCAGCTCCAAGTTACAATCTCAACATGAAGCTTCCTGAGATTGTCACGAGTGAGAAGATGAGAATTCACAATTTTCCATAACACAAATCTTATTCTTTAATGATATCTtattctttatttctttttatgtttttttaatcGTATAAAAAAGTTaggggctttttcatttttacactttaaaacaggtttttttttttgtctatttttttttttttgtatttttatgaaattctacataaaaatcactattgTAACTAGTgttgcaacttaaattgcaacaaaaaatcgtatagaaattcctattgcaactagcgctacaaccactttagaaacccaaaccgtaaattaaaaaaaaaaaagttaaaaaaaatagtatatgggataATTCCTCAAAAATTTatgggttttttttatttttttttatttttacattttaaagcattttattTTTGTAGTTTTACAAAAATCCACGTAGCAATCAACAGAACAATTTAAATCGCAATTCAGATTCATATAGCAATCTACATATAAACTACTGGAGCAACTACCGAAGTAActcaaactattaaaaaactaaaaataaataatatctaaaatgaTTCcccaaaaattattattatttatattaatatttatctttACTTAGGTAAGAATTaccttttattatatttttatagtgtattttcattccattataaattaaataattatttttattaataataaaaaactaatttaaagtCATGTGTTAAAGCATTATTTTTTAaggttatataaatatatttttttgtttgaatgaagattataataatatttttaatattttacaaatttagataaacaaaaaaaatataaagtaagggtatttttgtcaaatgtactaattattttattccaTTCTCATACCaagcaaaacaaaaaaaaaattgattataatattcattacaaaataacaaaacacgGTAATAGTATTCTCATTACTATTTCTATTACCATTATCATTACATTACAATAAACCAAACATCACCTTAGTTGTGTTTGGTTGaaggtaatgaaatagaattaaatgtaaaatactaaattttaattttatttctttgtttaaagtattgaaatgtcattttaataaaataatttttctattattttgttggaaaactattctattttgaaatagaatGAAAGATCATTCAAATAGAAGATgagataaaatttaataatttttttatatcaatttttttttatgcattttacattttatttcattcaatttctatatatattctcattctcatttcttttcatatatttttattggaaGTTTAGGTTACCATGCTTAAATGTAATGCATGGACCCAAGTTAATTCAcccataataaaaataagaaagctGTGCTATTATTCCacctaaattaaaaaatacccCACACATTTAAACCTCCCCCATCTCTCTCCTCTCATACTCTCTGTAATCTGTCCCGTAAAAAACCACCTAAACTCACCACCGCGTGTACACTGCGAACCAAGCCCCAGGCAGAGACATCGAAAATTGTTGAGCGATGACAAACCGTCGAGATCACCTTTCATTCTCTTGCTTTTTGTTTGGGCGATTCCCAAACTATATgtatacaatttatttttaatagatAATTTACAcatttgtgtttgtgttttgtTAATGTTTTGCCCAAAAAAtggattttaaaattttgttttttttttttcgattttctaatttttttgtgCTGATTTGCAATATTTTGCTAATCATCGCTAAACTTCATTACTAACCTCAGAATTGATCTATCATCGTGAAATATCGCAATAAATTGGAAAactagatgaaaaaaaaaaacacataaaatgcagaaaattcaaaatcaaattttttggccaaaaataaacaaaacacaaacacaaacgaGAGAAAATAAACTATATACGTGATATAGTTTGAGAATCACCCAAACAAAGAACAAGAGAATGAGAGGTGCTCTTGGCGGTTCGTCGTCCCTCAATGGTTTGTGATGTCTCAGTGGGGGCCTTGGTTCCTAGTGTGCGGTGATGAGCGGAGCACGGTGATGAGTTTATGTGGTCTTTTACAGGAGAGGGAACAAAGAAAATGAGAGGAAGAGGGGAGAGAATGGGGCAAGTTGAAATGAGATGAGTATTTTTAGGTTTAGGTGGAACAATAgcatagttttcttatttttattacgGGTGAATTAATTTGGGTCTATAATTTACATTTAAGCATAGTAActaaattttccttttaatttcTCACAACCACACACAACCTTAACGTATTGTATTTGAATTTGAGGAATTAAATGTTATAAATATGATATGTTCCACGATTGTTTGGCGGCTAAACCCTACCAAGTGTCATTTTACTTGTATTTAGTCCTTTAAGCTCAAATTTTGATGATAAAACCCTCCAATCTACTAaaatgttagtaaatttaaGATGACATCTATTTATCTCAGTTAAATGCCAACATGGACTACTTACGTGAATTTTCTTTTACACGTGTCATATTTATATTGGTAcacctaatataattatttaaaaattataaactcatttcaaaattaaaaaaaaattaagttttaaaattattaataaaataaatattttttcttgtcatattcttttttgttttttgtttttctctcttcctATCTCCCCGAGTCCTCTCTCCCCTAACAAACCATCAATGAACTATACACCCCTTCCTCCCATTCCCAGATCTGAGCTCAGATTTGAGCAACCCGGCGCTAACTCGTCAAATAGAGACGACACATCGCACCCCCAAACCCCACACCTCTATCTTTCCTCTCGCAATCTCAtcctctttttctctctatttttctcacTGGTTTTAATggggctaattagtaatttttttccctgaactttgacatgtaccaaatcgtgccccctgaacttttttgaccgttaaaaatttcccccgaactattgagattgttaaatttaaagacttttgtctaatttcattcaattttactatttcagtgattgtttatgtactgaatcatgctccctagactttgatatctactgaatcatgcccctcaaactttgatatgtactaaatcatatcccctgaactttcatccatgttaggatttttttactaaaattagacaaaagtccttaaatctaacaatctcaatagttcagggagaatttttaacgggcAAAACAATTCAGGgggtatgatttggtacatgtcttGATTGCTAGGAGTAGGCATTTAttcaatacaattttttttcctaatcCGATCCAATTTGATTAGTAGTCggatttaaaaaattatcattcgatccaatctaattagacTTCAAAAATCAAAATCATATACCTTCACAATCTAATTACTaattgtaactaaaaattattaaaaaaacatacaaaaattaaaacaaacattaaTTCTTAGAGAtcttttaaaaatttctttaaTTAATAAAGTGTTACAGGATCAATTGGATAATAAAGAGTAAAGACACTACTATAAAAAACTCTTTTAATGTCATTTTTTCATGTCCAACAAAATTATTGTTGGACATGAAAAAGTTTTAGGGAGTTTTCTAGTCTACCATTGTTGgactagaatttttttttatcatgtcCAACAATATTGGACTAGAAAACTAGTAATGGacatgatatatattttctatttttctaaaattgggTTTATTTTCATGTCCAATTCTATTGGACTAGAAAATATTCTTGGGAGTTTTCTAGTCTAGCATAAATAGACTTGAGTTTAATTTgaattactaattaataaatttaaaacttaaactaaattatttattaatttaataattaaattattactttaatttaattaatattttatatatatatgtaaattttgaatttttagaaatttatatttattgattatttaaaattttaaataatatatatatatatatattgtgtccATTAATGTTGGACTAGAAAAATACCCTTTTTATGTCTTTATGTCTCGGGCTATTATGTCCAACATAAAATAGACTCAAAAATTTTATATAGTCCGATTTTGATGGACTTAAAATGGATTTTTTGCAGTAGTAGaacaagtaaaaataaaatttaaatattattttattaacataaataaataaaattattttttgctgTATATTATATGTAAGTACTAGATCAAATCAGTTTTTATAAATTGGATTTTGAAAGTATACATCTTTAAGTTTTCTTATATAGTGCATTAAAAAGTGGATGAACTATTAAAGCAAACACAATTTAGAGAAGCATCTCATAAAGTTATCAAAACTACTAATCCTACATATATAAGTTACAAACTAAGTAACTAATTATTACAACATGAAATAAAGGAGTAACtaagatttatttaaaataactaaaattaagagTGTTTATTAGACCACATTTAATGGTTTAAGGTCTATCAAGATTGGATGTTGAATTCTTCTAACTGATATGatctaattaatttcaattattcGAACTAATCAAATTCAATAgaatattggattggatcggttctatctattaaatatttttttatgtatatctATTATTAGTTCGAATTtatctaatatttaaaatttattattttttgaatcgGATTAAATCCATCCGATATTTTAGATGAAGTATTAGTTGGATCCATTTAATCCCCATAAAAAACACAAATTGTAATCCTAGTTTTACGTATATTTTAAGTATAACAACAACTTGATATTCGATAGTATTGGATTTTTGAACATCTTATTCAACATTGATCTGATGTGATTcaattagatatttaaaaataacatccaatccatTGAATATCCGATATTTATTCGTTGGTTGTAATTAGATTTGATCCTTTTATGCATACTCCtagaaaatatgatatttttgaaATACTTTAAAGAAAATTGTAGAGCCTTAAGTCCAATATGGGCCTGGATATGAAGAGCCCAAATTATAAGCCCAAAATAAAGTCTCCTTCCAAACCCCATTAGGGTTTTTGTCTATACATTACCTCTAAAGCTGGTTTCAGCGCCTTCTTCTCTCACTCATTCCCTCACTGAGAGCACAAACGAACTAGGGTTTCTCTCTAATTTCCAACCATGGCTGAAAGAGGAGGAGGTGAAAGAGGAGTAGGCGAAAGAGGTGGATTCGGCCGCGGCTTTGGTGGTCGCGGACGCGGTGGAGACCGAGGCCGTGGTGGTCGCCGACGCGCTGGGCGACGTGAGGAAGAGGAGAAGTGGGTGCCAGTGACGAAGCTAGGTCGTCTGGTTAAGGAAGGTAAGATCGCATCCCTAGAGCAGATCTATCTCCATTCTCTACCAATCAAGGAGCATCAGATCATTGATACCCTCGTCGGACCAACCCTAAAGGATGAGGTCATGAAAATCATGCCTGTTCAGAAGCAGACACGTGCCGGTCAGCGAACCAGGTTCAAGGCCTTCGTTGTCGTCGGAGACAGCAACGGCCACGTCGGTCTCGGTGTGAAATGCAGCAAGGAAGTCGCCACCGCCATTCGGGGTGCTATTATTTTGGCTAAGCTCTCTGTGATCCCTGTTAGAAGGGGTTATTGGGGTAACAAGATCGGAAAGCCTCACACCGTTCCTTGCAAGGTTACCGGAAAGTGTGGTTCCGTGACTGTCCGAATGGTTCCAGCTCCCCGTGGTGCTGGAATTGTGGCTGCTAGGGTTCCAAAGAAGGTTCTTCAGTTCGCTGGAATTGATGATGTTTTCACTTCATCCAGGGGATCCACAAAGACTCTTGGCAACTTCGTCAAGGTTTGTAATTTAATTATTCCTTTTCTCATTCATAAACATTGCTATCTATTATTTCGTTGTTTGCTTTGAATATGTAAATTGGTAAGTAATTGTGAATAATGAATGATCATTTGGACAAGTTAAAGTCTTTGATGAAGTGAATGTGATTTTCTTAACTGGGGTATGAaacaaaatttgattaattatttgaattttcatTACAAATGATGAATACGTCTGGCATAATCAATCAAATTTTGGGCAATTTTAAGTTTTTGATGAAGTGAAAGTGATTTTGTTAATTGGGTGTTAACcaaagtttgaaattttatgAACTTTGACAGGCTACATTTGAATGTCTGCTGAAGACTTATGGTTTCTTGACACCTGAGTTCTGGAGAGAAACTCGATTCACAAAATCTCCATTGCAAGAACACACAGACCTGTTGGCAAAACCAACTGGTAAAATTCTCCACCTTGAGGCACCTGAGAGAGTTGAGGCCTAAGCAAATCCACTTTTAAATGATGTTTTTGTAGCAActtgtgttttattttattttttcttgttatGAAACAACTTAAAATCATTTTTGGGGTCTCTTTTTGGTACTAATGTTATTCTTCTTAAGTTTAGTATTGATTATTATTACTTCTTCTTGATATAGTAACAAAGATTATCTGAAACACAGTGATACATTCATAAGTTCTTGACCAAATGGACACAACAAATGTCATATTCATTGGTTTTAAAATGGTGCTAATGCATGCACATGCGTCGCAGGTTACGAGTAAAAACACCACATTGCAATGTAAAACATTGTTAATATCATAAACAACAATCTGATTTTGCAATTTTCTGTTCTTCACTCATTAATAATTTCCATTCTTCATGAGCTTATTCTGAGATTAGTTTCCAAGAGAATTGATGCAGATCAGTGGCAGAGTACGATGTGATATATACAGCACACCTTAATATAATAAAGACTagtaaattggtatttttgcatTTAGGCTATTGTCACATTAATGTGAGCATTTGTAATGTTTCCGCGCATGTCACCGCATGTCACTCTGGTTGTTTTATAGACTGTTATCTCTGCTTGTTTTATAGACTGTTacataccaacacgagtactTAAGATGTCACTTATTCTGAAATTATCTTTGgtcaattcaaaataataataaaaagaaatatttatatttttttttttttgacaaaagagGAATAAATTTTACTAAACAATCAAATCGTTCATCAATACAGAGGGAGCATTGCTCACACTCAAACTACGATCAACTATAAAACAAGTGGATCTCGTTAAATAGTGAGCTCCATTGTTTACATACcgtttaacaaattttaaagaaacaaGACAATCTTTTAACTCATCCAACAACTTTTTGCATTTAGTTATAATTCTACCAAAATAGGAATACATGGTAGAAGGGCTACGGATAGATTGAATAGCAACTAGGCAGTCTAATTCTACTTCCACACGGCTCCACTTTTTGTCTTTAATCCAACTTAATGCTTCATGTATGCCAATAGCTTCAGCCACCTCAGGAGATACAACTCCTCTTACGCATTTGGCTTTGGCTTCCAACAGTGTACCAGTATGAGTTCTAGCCACACAAGAGTAGCTATAGCAGTTAGTTGAAGAGAATATTGCAACATCGATATTAATCTTAATCGTATCAACATTTGGTAAGGTCCAATTCTCATTACCATCTTCAGGAAATAACAATCCTAAAGATGGATCAAAAGTTTTGTCTTCAGCATAAAGCCATTGATTAAGAACCGTACGTGCCAAAACTACAGCATCCTTAACTTCAACATGCTTTTGATTCCACACCAGCTCATTCCTACTCTTCCAAAGTGCCCAACAAAGCATAGCCACCAGCTCTCTACTCATGCCTCTCCATTTTTCAAAGATCGAATTCAGTCATTTGGAAAACGTTCCCTCCACATCAGTTGAGACCCATGGTTCTAACTCTATCCAGCAAGCTTTAGAGAAAGAACAAGTGACTAAAATGTGGCTTATGGTTTCATTTTCGAGATTACAAAATGGGCACAAAGTATTAACAGCCACATGCTTTGTTTGGAGTTGGAATTTTGTGGGAAGACAATCGGTAGAGGCTTGCCATAAGAAATTCTTTACCTTTGGTGGGACTTTTAAATGCCAACATTTTTGCCAAAAACCTGAGGTATCAGGTGTTACAGGCTGCTGCTTGTCTTCTTAAATGATGGCATAGgcactcttcacagtgtagtgTCCCAGGTTTTCATTCTTCCAATACCAAATATCCAACTCTGTAGCTTGAATAGGGATGCTGAGAATTAAGTTAATATCTCTCTCATTGAAAATGTCATGAAGTATATCCATATCCCATTGATCTTGCTCCGTAGTCATCAGTTGGGATACCTTTTTGTCAACAAGAGAGTCACTAACAGTGTGCACATAAGGGTCTGAAGCATCGGACAACCACGGGTCATTGAGAATACTTACTGATGCACCAGATCCTACCTGAATTGCAGCACCTTTTTTAATTAACAGTTGTGCTTCCATAATGCTTCTCCACACAAAGCTTGGGCTCCCACCTATCTCAATTGAAAGAAAAGAGCCATTGGGGTAATACTTGGCTTTAAACACTCGGTTGACTAGAGATTGAGGTTGTATCATCAACCTCCATCCTTCTTTGCCCAAGAGAGACACATTAAAATCATAGAGATTACGAAAGCCTAACCCTCCTTTCAGTTTTGGCTTACACATACGATCCCAACTCATCCAATGGATATTTTTATCCTTTTTGGAAGGAGAACTCCACCAGTATTTGCACATAGCACGCTCCATTTCCTTGCTTGTTTCAATTGGTAGCAAAAAGACG
This Cannabis sativa cultivar Pink pepper isolate KNU-18-1 chromosome 6, ASM2916894v1, whole genome shotgun sequence DNA region includes the following protein-coding sequences:
- the LOC115725123 gene encoding small ribosomal subunit protein uS5w; this translates as MAERGGGERGVGERGGFGRGFGGRGRGGDRGRGGRRRAGRREEEEKWVPVTKLGRLVKEGKIASLEQIYLHSLPIKEHQIIDTLVGPTLKDEVMKIMPVQKQTRAGQRTRFKAFVVVGDSNGHVGLGVKCSKEVATAIRGAIILAKLSVIPVRRGYWGNKIGKPHTVPCKVTGKCGSVTVRMVPAPRGAGIVAARVPKKVLQFAGIDDVFTSSRGSTKTLGNFVKATFECLLKTYGFLTPEFWRETRFTKSPLQEHTDLLAKPTGKILHLEAPERVEA
- the LOC115694899 gene encoding uncharacterized protein LOC115694899, with protein sequence MSRELVAMLCWALWKSRNELVWNQKHVEVKDAVVLARTVLNQWLYAEDKTFDPSLGLLFPEDGNENWTLPNVDTIKINIDVAIFSSTNCYSYSCVARTHTGTLLEAKAKCVRGVVSPEVAEAIGIHEALSWIKDKKWSRVEVELDCLVAIQSIRSPSTMYSYFGRIITKCKKLLDELKDCLVSLKFVKRYVNNGAHYLTRSTCFIVDRSLSVSNAPSVLMNDLIV